One window of Quercus robur chromosome 5, dhQueRobu3.1, whole genome shotgun sequence genomic DNA carries:
- the LOC126727648 gene encoding uncharacterized protein LOC126727648, with protein sequence MEKTVLKKNFVRGRSLIDLVFSWSINDILNEDLYKKQVRQIPQTFSSISEYMNSFIYPLIEETHADLLSSMSTLPLAPSCVILSFIQAKEYEPPKDYFYHVIFESVSELENNNGAYEPMVGDLIVLTDVRPKYFEDLDRPNRPFLVALVQRVKEDNTLTILASKPILAEEQEIKKMKNLYAVFMINMTTNIRIWRALNFELEGENIDIIGKVLQPNSAEAKICTTCISERSCSTAYAETRSIICFYDLNDSQKDAVLSCLETRECTHQNTVKLIWGPPGTGKTTTVGVLLFSLLRMKCRTLTCAPTNTAVLEVTQRLLKNVTESLEYDTYGLGDIVLFGNRERMKIDDRYDLLDVFLDNRVSILYECLVPSTGWKDSLLSMISLLEDPKREYHLYLKTRRVVEYEEDENDGISENKGINVNQGKEIDDQSSKDKKSKKNLKKVIIQTLNENKNKKTQKEMRPLWKEKNLEHEDIESGDNSSQDKKNEGQGTDECDTPLTFEEFLQKRFNFISKRLTYCIENLYTHLPTSFISLVVVKKMIKALDFLKSLETLLCAVSVSDKGLLEKVFSKNVGTGLGHLRELSIVRYECLRVLISLPQKFPVPDFEDEYDIKEFCLQYSCLIFCTVSSSAKLHEVMADLELLVIDEAAQLKECESTIPLQLPGIRHAILVGDERQLPAMVKSKISEEAEFGRSLFERLVLLGHKKHLLNVQHRMHPSISLFPNKMFYENQILDGHNVKGGSYERNFLQGKMYGFYSFINVPHGKEEFNNSHSLKNMVEAAVASEIVSSLFKESVRTKKKVRVGIISPYKAQVLAIGEKVKNYSADPNDDFSVCVRSVDGFQGGEEDVIIISTVRCNQNGIVGFLKNHQRTNVALTRARHCLWILGNEATLTKRCTIWKELVIDAKKRRCFYNANEDKGLAQAITVALVECDQMHILFNMDSSLFGKARWRVSFSNDFLKSMSRVKDAETCKEVLTLLENLANGWRQSLRKKNLYVHHGTSSQLLEQYEVKGLLHLVWTVDILKENSYYIQILKFWDILPLDEIPKLANHLDVLFENYSVKKMNRCKYKCLDGCLVVPMQWPVNLSSGHEADPLLSLSEPFASLGFRDESESSSTNYRNN encoded by the exons ATGGAGAAGACTGTGCTGAAGAAAAACTTTGTTCGGGGTAGAAGCTTAATAGATTTGGTATTCTCTTGGTCTATCAATGATATTCTCAATGAAGATCTTTACAAAAAACAG GTGAGACAGATTCCACAGACATTTTCCTCCATATCAGAATACATGAATTCATTTATTTATCCACTTATTGAGGAAACACATGCTGACTTGTTATCAAGCATGTCAACATTGCCTCTAGCACCTAGCTGTGTTATATTGTCATTCATACAAGCTAAGGAATATGAACCACCCAAAGACTATTTTTACCATGTTATATTTGAAAGTGTGAGTGAATTGGAGAATAATAATGGGGCATATGAGCCTATGGTTGGAGACCTCATTGTCTTGACAGATGTAAGACCAAAATACTTTGAGGATTTAGACAGACCCAACAGACCCTTTCTTGTTGCTTTAGTTCAAAGGGTGAAAGAAGACAATACTCTTACAATATTAGCCTCAAAGCCTATATTGGCAGAAGAACAAGAAATCAAGAAGATGAAAAATCTTTATGCTGTTTTCATGATAAACATGACCACAAATATCCGTATATGGAGAGCATTGAACTTTGAGCTGGAAGGTGAAAACATAGACATCATTGGAAAAGTGCTGCAACCAAACTCTGCT GAAGCTAAAATATGTACTACTTGCATTTCTGAAAGAAGTTGCAGTACTGCCTATGCAGAAACGAGGTCCATAATTTGCTTTTATGATTTAAATGACTCCCAGAAAGATGCAGTTCTTAGCTGTTTGGAAACTAGGGAATGCACGCATCAGAATACTGTTAAACTAATATGGGGCCCTCCGGGAACTGGGAAAACCACAACAGTTGGTGTGCTATTATTCTCTCTGCTTAGAATGAAATGCAGAACTCTTACATGTGCCCCAACGAATACTGCAGTTTTGGAAGTGACACAGCGCCTTCTAAAGAATGTAACAGAGTCACTTGAATATGATACCTATGGGCTTGGAGATATAGTTTTATTTGGAAATAGGGAGCGAATGAAGATTGATGATCGTTATGACCTTCTGGATGTATTTCTTGATAACCGAGTTAGTATACTGTATGAATGCCTTGTTCCATCAACTGGTTGGAAAGATAGCCTATTATCAATGATTAGTTTGCTCGAGGACCCTAAAAGGGAATATCATTTGTATTTGAAAACTAGAAGAGTGGTAGAATATGAGGAGGATGAAAATGATGGTATATCTGAAAATAAAGGGATAAATGTTAATCAAGGGAAGGAGATTGATGATCAATCCTCAAAAGACAAGAAGAGCaagaaaaatttgaagaaagttATCATTCAAACcttaaatgaaaacaaaaacaagaaaacacaGAAGGAGATGAGGCCATTGtggaaagaaaagaatttaGAGCACGAGGATATAGAAAGTGGGGATAATTCTTCCCAAGATAAGAAAAACGAAGGACAGGGAACTGATGAATGTGACACTCCTTTGACATTTGAGGAGTTTTTACAGAAGAGATTCAATTTCATTTCAAAGCGTCTGACATATTGTATTGAAAATTTGTATACACACTTACCTACTTCTTTTATTTCATTAGTGGTGGTAAAGAAGATGATTAAAGCTCTTGATTTCCTCAAATCTCTTGAAACTTTGTTGTGTGCTGTTAGTGTTTCTGACAAAGGGTTATTAGAGAAAGTCTTCAGCAAGAATGTAGGAACTGGACTTGGTCACTTAAGAGAGTTGAGTATTGTGAGATATGAGTGCCTCCGTGTACTTATATCTCTTCCTCAAAAATTCCCAGTTCCAGATTTTGAAGACGAGTATGATATAAAAGAATTCTGCCTGCAATATTCTTGTCTGATTTTCTGCACTGTATCAAGCTCTGCTAAATTGCATGAAGTAATGGCTGATCTGGAACTACTGGTTATAGATGAAGCTGCTCAGCTTAAGGAATGTGAATCAACCATTCCTTTACAACTTCCTGGAATCCGCCATGCTATTCTTGTTGGGGATGAACGGCAATTGCCTGCGATGGTTAAAAGCAAG ATTTCTGAGGAAGCTGAATTTGGAAGAAGTTTGTTTGAGAGGCTAGTATTGCTAGGACACAAGAAACACCTTCTTAATGTCCAGCATAGGATGCATCCATCCATAAGCTTATTTCCAAATAAGATGTTCTATGAAAATCAGATTTTAGATGGCCACAATGTCAAAGGAGGAAGCTACGAGAGGAATTTTCTTCAAGGGAAGATGTACGGCTTCTATTCTTTCATAAATGTACCACATGGAAAAGAGGAATTCAATAACAGCCATAGTCTGAAAAATATGGTTGAGGCTGCTGTAGCGTCTGAGATAGTTTCAAGCCTTTTCAAAG AATCAGTTCGCACAAAGAAGAAGGTCAGAGTTGGTATCATCTCACCATACAAGGCTCAAGTCCTTGCCATTGGAGAGAAGGTGAAAAACTACAGTGCAGATCCTAATGATGACTTCTCTGTTTGTGTTCGCTCTGTTGATGGATTCCAGGGTGGTGAGGAGGATGTGATAATTATCTCTACTGTCAGATGTAATCAGAATGGAATAGTTGGTTTTCTTAAAAATCATCAAAGAACAAACGTGGCACTAACGCGTGCAAG GCATTGCCTTTGGATATTGGGAAATGAAGCTACTTTAACTAAAAGGTGCACTATTTGGAAGGAGTTAGTCATTGATGCCAAGAAACGGAGGTGTTTCTACAATGCCAATGAAGACAAGGGTTTGGCTCAGGCTATTACAGTTGCCTTGGTTGAATGTGACCAAATGCACATTTTATTCAACATGGATTCTTCCCTGTTCGGGAAAGCAAGATGGAGG GTCTCCTTCAgcaatgattttttgaaatctaTGTCAAGAGTTAAAGATGCTGAGACCTGTAAAGAAGTGCTTACTTTATTGGAAAATCTTGCAAATGGTTGGCGTCAATCTCTCAGGAAGAAAAACCTCTATGTCCATCATGGAACTTCTTCCCAATTATTAGAGCAGTACGAGGTCAAAGGTTTGCTGCATCTTGTTTGGACTGTAGACATTCTCAAGGAAAATTCATACTACATTCAGATTCTGAAGTTCTGGGACATTTTGCCATTAGATGAAATTCCAAAACTAGCAAATCATCTTGATGTCTTATTTGAGAACTATTCAGTGAAAAAGATGAATCGCTGCAAATACAAATGTCTCGATGG GTGTTTAGTTGTTCCAATGCAATGGCCAGTCAACTTAAGTAGTGGTCATGAAGCTGATCCTTTATTGTCACTATCAGAACCATTTGCTTCACTCGGTTTCAGGGATGAGTCAGAATCATCATCTACAAATTATAG aaataattaa
- the LOC126727645 gene encoding uncharacterized protein LOC126727645: MEKTAVKKREVPAGRRLIDLVFSWSIEDVLNEDLYKNQVRQIPHTFSSTNEYMNSFTYPLIEETHADLLSSMSTLHLAPSCEILSFKQTKDFKPPKDFFYLVTLKSVSGLQKNGGYEPMVGDIIALTNVRPKYNDLDRPNRPFLVAFVQKVKDDNILTILASKPILAEEQENKKRETLYAICLINMTTNIRIWRALNLELESKNLDIIGKVLQPNSAEAKICTSCISETNCSTTYADVKSRIYTSDLNDSQKDAILSCLETRKCNHQNTVKLIWGPPGTGKTKTVGSLLFCLLRMKCRTLTCAPTNTAVLEVTQRLLKNVTGSLEYDTYGLGDILLFGNKERMKIDDRHDLLDVFLDNRVTILYECLLSLTGWKDTLLSMITLLNEPKQQYHLYLKNEGKSKNKGIDSNQGKEVDDQSSKDKKSKKNLKKVIIQTLNENKNKKRQNEMVPLWKEKCLEHEEKQREDSSSQDMKNEGQVATECDNPLTFEEFIQKRFNCISKRLKFFIENLYTHLPTSFISLEVVKKMIKARHFLKSLETFFCAVSVTDKGLLEKVFSKNAGSSLGHIRELSILRYKCLRVLRSLPQKFPVPDFEDEYDIKEFCLQYSCLIFCTVSSSAKVHEVMTDLELLVIDEAAQLKECESTIPLQLPGLRHAILIGDERQLPAMVKSKISEEAEFGRSLFQRLALIGHKKHLLNVQHRMHPSISLFPNRMFYENHILDGPNVKGRSHKRLFLQGKMYGSYSFINVAHGKEEFDNSHSLQNMVEAAVASEIVSSLFKESVCTKKKVRVGIISPYKAQVFAIGEKVKNYNADSNDDFSISVRSVDGFQGGEEDVIIISTVRCNKNGIVGFLKNHQRTNVALTRARYCLWILGNEATLTKRNTIWKELVIDAKKRRCFYNAHEDKGLAQAITIALVGCNQMHILLNMDSFLFRKARWMVSFSKDFLKSMSRLKDAETCTKVLTLLENLANGWRQPQSKKNLHVHRGASSQLLEQYKVKGLLHLIWTVDILKKNSNYIQILKVWDILPLSEMAKLANQLDVLFENYSLEKINHCKHKSLSGCSVVPMRWPVDSSSCPEADPVLSLSEPLASLSLRDESESSSTTNGINSKHTTGRSVDTNKWTFRQWRPLEKLQEWFRRRSFCTQGHKISYALSYLLRDFLVCKDTCNI, translated from the exons ATGGAGAAGACTGCGGTGAAGAAGAGAGAAGTTCCTGCAGGTCGACGCTTAATAGATTTGGTATTCTCTTGGTCTATCGAAGATGTTCTCAATGAGGATCTTTACAAAAACCAG GTGAGACAGATCCCACATACATTTTCCTCAACAAATGAATACATGAATTCATTCACTTATCCACTTATTGAGGAAACACATGCTGACTTGTTATCAAGCATGTCAACACTGCATCTAGCGCCTAGCTGTGAAATATTGTCATTCAAACAAACCAAGGATTTTAAACCACCCAAAGACTTTTTTTACCTTGTTACACTTAAAAGTGTGAGTGGATTGCAGAAGAATGGGGGATATGAACCTATGGTTGGAGACATCATTGCCTTGACAAATGTAAGACCAAAATACAATGATTTAGACAGACCCAACAGACCCTTTCTTGTTGCTTTTGTTCAAAAGGTGAAAGACGACAATATTCTTACAATATTAGCCTCAAAGCCCATCTTGGCTGAAGAACAAGAGAACAAGAAGAGGGAAACTCTTTATGCTATTTGCCTGATAAACATGACCACAAATATCCGTATATGGAGAGCATTGAACCTTGAGCTGGAAAGTAAAAACTTAGACATCATTGGAAAAGTGCTGCAACCAAACTCTGCT GAAGCTAAAATTTGTACTTCCTGCATTTCTGAAACAAATTGCAGTACTACCTATGCAGATGTGAAGTCCAGAATCTACACTTCAGATTTAAATGACTCCCAGAAAGATGCAATTCTTAGCTGTTTGGAAACTAGGAAATGCAATCATCAGAATACTGTCAAACTAATATGGGGTCCTCCAGGAACTGGGAAAACCAAGACAGTTGGATCGTTACTATTCTGTCTACTTAGAATGAAATGCAGAACTCTTACTTGTGCCCCGACGAATACTGCAGTTTTGGAAGTGACCCAGCGGCTACTAAAGAATGTGACAGGGTCACTTGAATATGATACTTATGGGCTTGGAGATATACTTTTATTTGGAAATAAGGAGCGGATGAAGATTGATGATCGTCATGACCTTCTAGATGTATTCCTTGATAACCGAGTTACTATACTATATGAATGCCTTCTTTCATTAACTGGTTGGAAAGATACTTTACTATCAATGATTACTTTGCTCAATGAACCTAAACAGCAATATCATTTGTATttgaaaaatgaaggaaaatctaaaaataaaggaatagatAGTAATCAAGGGAAGGAGGTTGATGATCAATCCTCCAAAGACAAGAAGAGCAAGAAAAATCTGAAGAAAGTTATCATTCAAACcttaaatgaaaacaaaaacaagaaaagacaGAACGAGATGGTGCCTTTGTGGAAAGAAAAGTGCTTAGAGCATGAGGAAAAACAAAGGGAGGATAGTTCTTCCCAAGACATGAAAAATGAAGGACAGGTAGCCACTGAATGTGATAACCCTTTGACATTTGAGGAGTTCATACAGAAGAGATTCAACTGCATTTCAAAgcgtttgaaattttttattgaaaatttatatacaCACTTACCTACTTCTTTTATTTCATTAGAAGTGGTAAAAAAGATGATCAAAGCTCGTCATTTTCTCAAATCACTTGAAACTTTCTTTTGTGCTGTTAGTGTTACTGATAAAGGGTTATTAGAGAAAGTCTTCAGTAAAAATGCAGGAAGCAGCCTTGGTCACATAAGGGAGTTGAGTATTTTGAGATATAAGTGCCTTCGTGTACTTAGATCTCTTCCTCAAAAATTCCCAGTTCCAGATTTTGAAGACGAGTATGATATAAAAGAATTCTGCCTACAATATTCTTGTCTGATTTTCTGCACTGTATCAAGCTCTGCTAAAGTGCATGAAGTAATGACTGATCTGGAACTACTGGTTATAGATGAAGCTGCTCAGCTTAAGGAATGTGAATCAACCATTCCTTTACAACTTCCTGGCCTCCGCCATGCTATTCTCATTGGGGATGAACGTCAACTGCCTGCGATGGTTAAAAGCAAG aTTTCTGAGGAAGCTGAATTTGGAAGAAGTTTGTTCCAGAGGCTGGCATTGATAGGACACAAGAAACACCTTCTTAATGTCCAGCATAGGATGCATCCATCCATAAGCTTATTCCCAAATAGGATGTTCTATGAAAATCATATTTTGGATGGCCCCAACGTCAAAGGAAGAAGCCACAAGAGGCTTTTCCTTCAGGGGAAGATGTATGGCTCCTACTCTTTTATAAATGTAGCACATGGAAAAGAGGAATTCGATAACAGCCATAGCCTGCAAAATATGGTTGAGGCGGCTGTGGCATCTGAGATAGTTTCAAGCCTTTTCAAAG AATCAGTTTGCACAAAGAAGAAGGTCAGAGTTGGTATCATCTCACCATACAAGGCTCAAGTTTTTGCAATTGGAGAGAAGGTGAAAAACTACAATGCAGATTCTAATGATGACTTCTCCATTAGTGTTCGCTCTGTTGATGGGTTCCAGGGTGGTGAGGAAGATGTGATAATTATCTCAACTGTCAGATGTAATAAGAATGGAATAGTTGGTTTTCTTAAAAATCATCAAAGAACAAATGTGGCTCTAACTCGTGCCAG GTATTGCCTTTGGATATTGGGAAATGAAGCAACTTTAACTAAAAGGAACACTATTTGGAAGGAATTAGTCATTGATGCCAAGAAACGGAGGTGCTTCTACAATGCCCACGAGGACAAGGGTTTGGCTCAGGCTATTACAATCGCCTTGGTTGGATGTAACCAAATGCACATTTTACTCAACATGGATTCTTTTCTGTTCAGAAAAGCTAGATGGATG GTCTCCTTCAGCAAAGATTTTTTGAAATCTATGTCAAGACTTAAAGATGCTGAGACTTGTACAAAAGTGCTTACTTTATTGGAAAATCTTGCAAATGGTTGGCGCCAACCTCAAAGCAAGAAAAATCTCCATGTCCATCGTGGAGCTTCTTCCCAATTATTAGAGCAGTACAAGGTCAAAGGGTTGCTGCATCTAATTTGGACTGTAGACATTCTCAAGAAAAATTCGAACTACATTCAGATTCTGAAGGTCTGGGACATTTTGCCATTATCTGAAATGGCAAAACTAGCAAATCAACTTGATGTCTTATTTGAGAATTATAGTTTGGAAAAGATAAATCACTGCAAACACAAAAGCCTCAGTGG TTGTTCAGTTGTTCCAATGAGATGGCCAGTCGACTCAAGTAGTTGTCCTGAAGCTGATCCTGTATTGTCCCTTTCAGAACCACTAGCTTCACTCAGCCTGAGGGATGAGTCAGAATCATCATCTACAACTAATGG AATTAATTCAAAGCACACAACTGGGAGAAGTGTTGATACAAATAAATGG ACTTTCAGACAGTGGAGACCTCTAGAGAAGCTGCAAGAATGGTTTCGTAGGAGGAGTTTCTGTACACAAGGACACAAAATATCTTATGCACTCTCTTACTTATTAAGAGATTTCTTAGTTTGCAAAGATACATGTAATATCTAG